One Sodalis praecaptivus DNA segment encodes these proteins:
- a CDS encoding LysR family transcriptional regulator, translating into MLNSSDIQFLLVIRESASLLATAHKLGLTASAVTQRLQQLERKLGIQLVDRSARQLQFTDEGELLCQRGVGIIDEIAGLMETLHARRHGMVGRLAINAPFGFGRRYVASVVAAFRQRYPDVDIRMTLSDQPLVASSDRSDLVIHIGELRSSNLISHYIAPNRRLLCASPAFIERYGQPAHPQDLATLPTIALHENNEDVTLWQLRSRRTTVNIRTQPILISNDGEVIRQWAVEGLGVIMRSEWDVADALAEGKLLPLLPDWRLPDANVVALTHQGAGLPERTRAFMRMMQEQFQPQAPWRQRWQAAARRG; encoded by the coding sequence ATGCTGAACTCCTCCGATATACAGTTTCTGCTGGTGATCCGGGAAAGCGCCAGCCTGCTGGCGACGGCGCATAAACTCGGCCTCACCGCCTCCGCGGTGACCCAGCGGCTACAGCAGCTTGAACGAAAGTTGGGTATCCAACTGGTGGACCGCAGTGCGCGTCAGTTGCAGTTTACCGACGAGGGCGAGCTGTTGTGCCAGCGCGGCGTGGGGATTATCGATGAGATCGCCGGCCTGATGGAGACGCTGCATGCCAGGCGGCACGGAATGGTCGGCCGCCTCGCCATCAATGCCCCTTTCGGCTTCGGCCGGCGCTATGTCGCATCGGTAGTCGCCGCATTTCGCCAGCGCTATCCTGACGTGGATATCAGAATGACGCTCTCCGACCAGCCCTTGGTCGCCAGCAGCGACCGTAGCGATCTGGTTATCCATATTGGCGAGTTGCGTTCATCGAACCTGATTAGCCATTACATCGCGCCCAATCGACGCCTGCTCTGCGCCTCGCCGGCGTTTATCGAACGCTATGGCCAGCCGGCACATCCGCAGGATCTGGCGACGCTACCGACCATCGCGCTGCATGAAAACAACGAAGACGTGACGCTGTGGCAGCTACGATCGCGGCGCACCACGGTCAACATTCGTACGCAACCGATATTAATCAGCAACGACGGCGAAGTGATCCGGCAATGGGCGGTGGAGGGGCTGGGCGTCATCATGCGTTCGGAATGGGATGTGGCGGATGCCCTGGCGGAGGGAAAACTGTTGCCGCTGTTGCCTGACTGGCGATTGCCCGACGCCAATGTCGTGGCGCTTACCCACCAGGGCGCAGGGCTGCCGGAGCGGACGCGCGCATTTATG